In Natranaerovirga hydrolytica, one DNA window encodes the following:
- a CDS encoding ZIP family metal transporter: MEALLYSFLAGISTSLGVIILILFGKPSEKVLSALLGFAGGIMLAISVFELMPEAVEFGSITAAVIGFVLGALMMYLLDKVVPHSHLSEPDDLVVENAENFKKQTSPMLRMGYLILFGIALHNLPEGLAIGAGLESSPEVGLFIAIAIALHNIPEGLAMAGPLKAGGLGSGKIFLFTLIAGLMTPVGAAIGLIFFSISPVFVGGSLAFAAGAMIYIVNDELIPQANAMHSHLANTGIIVGLLLGFVFL, encoded by the coding sequence ATGGAAGCATTGTTATACAGTTTTTTAGCCGGAATATCCACCTCATTAGGTGTAATCATTTTAATTTTATTTGGCAAGCCAAGTGAAAAAGTGCTATCCGCTTTATTAGGATTTGCCGGAGGCATTATGTTAGCCATTTCTGTATTTGAGCTCATGCCAGAAGCCGTAGAATTTGGTTCTATTACAGCTGCTGTTATTGGGTTTGTACTCGGTGCCTTAATGATGTATTTATTAGATAAAGTTGTACCTCACTCTCACTTATCTGAACCGGATGATTTGGTTGTAGAAAATGCAGAGAACTTTAAAAAGCAAACAAGCCCAATGCTTAGAATGGGTTATTTAATACTTTTTGGTATTGCTTTACATAATTTGCCAGAAGGTTTGGCAATTGGTGCAGGATTAGAATCCAGTCCGGAAGTAGGGCTTTTTATAGCAATTGCCATAGCCCTTCATAATATCCCAGAAGGTCTAGCCATGGCAGGACCATTAAAAGCAGGGGGGTTGGGATCAGGAAAAATATTTTTATTTACCTTAATTGCAGGTTTAATGACACCAGTTGGTGCGGCAATAGGTCTAATATTCTTTAGTATTTCTCCAGTTTTTGTAGGAGGGTCATTGGCTTTTGCAGCAGGTGCAATGATTTATATTGTTAACGATGAATTAATTCCTCAAGCCAACGCAATGCATAGCCACCTTGCCAATACAGGAATCATTGTGGGTTTATTATTAGGATTTGTATTTTTATAA
- a CDS encoding DUF4956 domain-containing protein has protein sequence MFESIFNTTTQNASISIEIALLTLVISFVLGIIISIIYMKTCEKGSYSKNFAITLIIVPTVMAIIIFLIGTNIATAFSLAGVFSMIRFRSAPGDPKDIAYVLFTMAAGLACGLGVFSYAIMFTLLLCLFMLLLDKMHFGNKNMSNKLLKITIPEDMDYEGRFDEILQQYTSEYELRKIRTMDLGTLYELIYDITIEGNINQKEFIDALRCRNGNLNIALSMGVRFVEY, from the coding sequence ATGTTTGAATCCATCTTTAACACAACAACACAAAATGCTTCAATATCAATAGAGATAGCACTATTAACTTTAGTAATATCCTTTGTATTAGGAATAATCATTAGCATAATCTATATGAAAACATGCGAAAAAGGCAGTTATTCTAAAAATTTTGCCATCACTTTAATCATTGTACCAACGGTTATGGCAATCATAATCTTTTTAATAGGAACCAATATTGCTACAGCATTTAGTTTAGCAGGCGTATTTTCTATGATTCGTTTTAGAAGTGCACCAGGTGACCCTAAAGATATTGCGTATGTATTATTTACAATGGCAGCAGGCCTTGCTTGTGGATTAGGTGTTTTTAGTTATGCCATAATGTTTACGCTGCTATTATGTTTATTTATGTTACTGTTAGATAAAATGCATTTTGGCAATAAAAATATGTCTAATAAGTTATTAAAAATTACCATTCCAGAGGATATGGATTATGAAGGTAGATTTGATGAAATTTTACAGCAGTATACTTCTGAATACGAATTAAGAAAAATTAGAACAATGGATTTAGGTACACTGTATGAACTGATATATGACATTACCATAGAAGGTAATATAAATCAGAAAGAATTTATTGATGCATTACGTTGTAGAAATGGTAATTTGAACATTGCTCTGTCTATGGGTGTAAGGTTTGTAGAGTATTAA
- the glmM gene encoding phosphoglucosamine mutase, with amino-acid sequence MGRLFGTDGVRGIANQDLTIELAFKLGQAGAYVLTKENKHKPTIIVGRDTRISGEMLTSALIAGICSVGANAIAIGVVPTPAVSYLTKKYKADAGIVVSASHNPVEYNGIKFFNQKGYKLSDAIEEEIESIILDNKEMIQLPTGTDIGTVKYKKESIEEYIDYVKQIVDIDFKGLKVVIDCANGASYASAPETLRQLGAEVYIIHNEPDGKNINKNCGSTHMDDLKNYVIQLKADIGIAFDGDADRCLAVDEKGNLIDGDQIMSICGLFMKENNQLKKDTIVATVMSNLGLSLMGEENDIQIKQTKVGDRYVLEEMVKNSYNLGGEQSGHIIFSDYNTTGDGLITAVHILEVLKRKNKPLSEIAKVMTVLPQVLINAKVDNSKKQDYLKDEVINQAIKKVEEKFEGQGRVLIRPSGTEPLVRVMIEGKDESLLKTEANQLAQLIESRLK; translated from the coding sequence ATGGGGAGATTATTTGGAACAGATGGTGTGCGTGGTATAGCTAACCAAGATTTGACTATAGAATTAGCATTTAAATTAGGTCAGGCAGGCGCATACGTTTTGACAAAAGAAAATAAACATAAACCAACAATTATTGTTGGAAGAGATACAAGAATATCTGGAGAAATGTTAACATCCGCTTTAATAGCAGGGATATGTTCAGTAGGTGCTAATGCCATAGCAATAGGTGTTGTACCAACGCCTGCCGTATCGTATTTAACTAAAAAATATAAAGCCGACGCTGGAATTGTTGTTTCAGCTTCACATAATCCAGTTGAATATAATGGCATCAAATTCTTTAATCAAAAAGGATACAAATTATCAGATGCTATAGAAGAAGAAATAGAAAGTATTATTTTAGACAATAAAGAAATGATACAGTTGCCAACAGGAACGGACATAGGGACTGTAAAATATAAAAAAGAAAGTATAGAAGAATACATTGACTATGTAAAACAAATTGTTGATATAGATTTTAAAGGGTTAAAAGTAGTTATTGATTGTGCCAATGGTGCATCTTATGCTTCAGCACCTGAGACATTAAGGCAACTAGGAGCAGAAGTATACATAATTCATAATGAACCAGATGGTAAAAACATTAATAAAAATTGTGGTTCAACACATATGGATGATTTGAAAAATTATGTCATACAACTCAAAGCGGATATTGGTATAGCATTTGATGGTGATGCTGACCGATGTCTAGCAGTGGATGAAAAGGGCAATTTGATTGATGGTGATCAAATTATGTCCATTTGCGGTTTGTTTATGAAAGAAAATAACCAATTAAAAAAAGATACCATTGTGGCAACGGTAATGAGTAACTTAGGGCTTTCTTTAATGGGAGAAGAGAATGACATTCAAATTAAGCAGACCAAAGTAGGCGATCGATACGTATTAGAAGAAATGGTTAAAAACAGTTACAACTTAGGTGGTGAACAATCGGGACACATTATATTCTCGGATTATAACACAACTGGAGATGGGTTGATAACAGCGGTTCATATTCTAGAGGTGTTAAAAAGAAAAAACAAACCATTATCTGAAATCGCAAAGGTAATGACGGTTCTACCACAAGTGCTCATTAATGCAAAGGTAGACAATAGTAAAAAACAAGATTACTTAAAAGATGAAGTCATTAATCAAGCCATTAAAAAAGTGGAAGAAAAATTTGAAGGTCAAGGAAGAGTCCTTATTAGACCATCTGGAACAGAACCACTGGTAAGGGTAATGATAGAAGGTAAAGATGAAAGTTTATTAAAAACAGAAGCCAATCAATTGGCACAACTTATAGAATCAAGATTAAAATAA
- the cdaA gene encoding diadenylate cyclase CdaA, producing MNQLFELLDGENLSRLFAIPKINLTDIIEIIIISFIIYYIMKWIKDTRAWMLFKGIIVLFLVATIASIFNLNTILWIFANTINVGIIAILIVFQPELRRALEQLGRKNFLASIVQFEDQDKGERFSDYTIKSIIKAVFEMSKHKTGALIVIEQEVKLTEYERTGIPVDAIVSNQILMNIFEHNTPLHDGAIIVRNNRIVAATCYLPLSDNMGVSKDLGTRHRAGLGISDVSDSITIIVSEETGGVSIALGGNLIRNVNEEYLENKLKYIQKKSIDVKRFKLWKGRQKNEKNSY from the coding sequence TTGAACCAATTATTTGAATTATTAGATGGAGAAAATCTTTCAAGATTATTTGCTATACCTAAAATAAATCTAACAGATATAATAGAAATAATCATTATATCCTTTATAATATACTATATAATGAAATGGATAAAAGATACAAGAGCCTGGATGTTGTTTAAAGGGATTATTGTATTATTTCTTGTGGCAACTATTGCATCCATATTCAACTTGAATACGATTTTATGGATATTTGCAAATACTATTAATGTGGGTATTATTGCTATTTTGATTGTTTTTCAACCAGAGCTTAGAAGAGCATTAGAGCAGTTAGGAAGAAAAAATTTCTTGGCTTCTATTGTACAATTTGAAGATCAAGATAAAGGGGAAAGATTCTCTGATTACACAATAAAGTCCATTATAAAGGCTGTATTTGAAATGTCTAAGCACAAAACAGGTGCTTTAATTGTTATTGAACAAGAAGTAAAATTAACCGAATATGAAAGAACAGGCATACCAGTGGATGCCATTGTAAGTAATCAGATATTAATGAACATCTTTGAACACAATACGCCATTACATGACGGGGCTATTATTGTTAGAAACAATAGGATTGTAGCAGCTACCTGTTATTTGCCTTTATCAGATAATATGGGTGTTAGCAAGGATTTAGGTACCCGTCATAGAGCGGGCCTTGGCATAAGTGATGTATCCGACTCCATTACCATTATTGTTTCTGAGGAAACAGGAGGCGTCTCTATTGCATTAGGTGGTAACTTAATAAGAAATGTTAATGAAGAATATTTAGAGAATAAATTAAAGTACATTCAAAAGAAATCCATAGATGTTAAGCGATTTAAATTATGGAAAGGTAGACAAAAAAATGAAAAAAATTCTTACTAA
- a CDS encoding response regulator transcription factor, whose protein sequence is MRILLVEDEQHLAEAIQQILKKYHYSVDVVSDGESGLECGLSNIYDIIILDIMLPKKDGLSLLKELRLDKITTPVILLTAKSELSDKVIGLDTGADDYLTKPFASEELLARIRALSRRKGELTTDNTLEYGDIVLNTSTLNLYTPHKDVKLTLKESELLEFLMLRKNMVSSKELIIEKIWGYDSEVEHNHVEVYISFLRKKLKYLNASTSIKTVRGIGYILEDR, encoded by the coding sequence ATGAGAATTTTATTGGTAGAAGACGAACAACATTTGGCAGAAGCCATTCAACAAATATTAAAGAAATATCATTATTCTGTTGATGTGGTATCTGATGGTGAAAGTGGATTAGAATGTGGACTAAGTAATATTTATGATATAATTATTTTAGACATTATGTTACCCAAAAAAGATGGGCTTTCTTTATTAAAAGAATTGAGATTAGATAAAATCACTACGCCTGTTATTTTACTAACTGCAAAAAGTGAACTGTCTGATAAGGTAATCGGTCTTGATACAGGTGCAGATGATTATCTTACTAAACCTTTTGCAAGTGAGGAGTTATTGGCTAGAATAAGAGCCTTATCTAGACGAAAAGGAGAGCTAACGACTGATAACACTTTGGAATACGGCGATATTGTTTTAAATACTTCAACTTTAAATTTATATACCCCTCATAAAGATGTAAAATTAACCTTAAAGGAAAGTGAGCTTTTAGAATTCCTTATGCTAAGAAAAAATATGGTATCTTCAAAAGAGTTGATTATAGAAAAAATATGGGGCTATGATTCTGAAGTGGAACACAATCACGTGGAAGTCTATATTTCTTTTTTAAGAAAAAAACTCAAGTATTTAAATGCCTCTACTTCAATTAAAACTGTTAGAGGTATTGGCTATATTTTGGAGGATCGGTAA
- a CDS encoding sensor histidine kinase — protein sequence MFLKLKNRFLILNIVIITLTMIFSFLIIFLITYNSIRSNIDFELQRLDGFNRSPNNFLAQPRPERLNDELPQERSVFFTLTLDPNNNIIEGYSTFQIDEIFLTTAKNIVINNNADSGSIKLDGHNWAYTIKSQFENEKIIFLDVTSQYDILRNLVYTFLVVALVMLLIIYFISHFFANQSIKPVKDAFEKQKLFISDASHELKTPLTVIRTNLDVVLDNPKDTIENQAKWLQYIKSEAERMSTLTNDLLYLSHIDSINNDFTFSSFNLTETLEQVLLAMEAIIFEKNIALHYELEENIYLYGIKEQIKQAAMIFIDNAIKYTNKHGKIIITLHHSPQPTLIFSNSGEGIPKEQLNNIFDRFYRVDPSRTKSQSGGYGLGLSIAKKIIEQHNGNITVESTPNELTTFTILFPIFSSKKHH from the coding sequence ATGTTTCTAAAACTAAAAAACAGATTTCTTATCTTAAATATTGTTATTATAACACTGACTATGATTTTTTCTTTTTTAATTATCTTTTTGATTACTTATAACTCAATTCGTTCTAATATTGACTTTGAGTTACAGCGATTAGATGGTTTTAATCGTTCACCAAATAACTTTTTAGCTCAACCGCGTCCAGAAAGACTTAATGACGAGTTGCCGCAAGAACGTTCTGTTTTTTTTACTCTGACTCTTGATCCCAACAATAATATTATTGAAGGGTATTCTACTTTTCAAATAGATGAAATATTTTTAACAACCGCAAAAAATATCGTCATAAATAATAACGCTGATAGTGGAAGCATAAAATTAGACGGACATAATTGGGCCTATACCATTAAATCTCAATTTGAAAATGAAAAAATTATTTTTTTAGACGTCACATCTCAATATGACATATTACGAAACTTAGTTTATACGTTTTTAGTGGTGGCTTTGGTTATGTTATTAATCATATACTTTATCAGTCATTTTTTTGCTAATCAATCCATTAAACCTGTAAAAGACGCCTTCGAAAAACAAAAGTTATTTATTTCAGATGCTTCTCATGAGCTAAAAACACCTTTAACTGTGATTCGTACAAACTTGGATGTTGTTTTAGATAACCCTAAAGACACCATAGAAAATCAAGCCAAATGGCTACAGTATATCAAATCTGAGGCTGAAAGAATGTCCACGTTAACCAATGACTTATTATATCTAAGTCATATCGATTCTATTAACAATGATTTTACTTTTTCTTCTTTTAATTTAACAGAAACATTAGAACAAGTTTTATTAGCTATGGAAGCTATTATTTTTGAAAAAAACATCGCGCTCCATTATGAGTTAGAAGAAAACATTTATCTCTATGGCATTAAAGAACAAATCAAACAAGCTGCTATGATTTTTATAGATAATGCCATTAAATACACTAATAAACATGGTAAAATTATTATTACACTCCATCATTCACCGCAGCCTACACTAATCTTTTCAAATTCTGGAGAAGGAATCCCTAAAGAGCAGTTAAATAATATTTTTGACCGTTTTTATAGAGTAGATCCATCTCGAACAAAATCACAAAGTGGCGGTTATGGACTAGGTTTATCCATTGCAAAAAAAATTATTGAACAACATAATGGTAATATTACTGTAGAAAGTACACCTAATGAATTAACTACTTTTACCATTCTTTTTCCTATTTTCTCATCAAAAAAACATCATTAA
- the glmS gene encoding glutamine--fructose-6-phosphate transaminase (isomerizing) — MCGIVGYIGKKEATPILIEGLSKLEYRGYDSAGVCVYNQALNLMKAKGRLAILEEKVTNNPLKGCVGIGHTRWATHGEPSDENSHPHYNEDETIALVHNGIIENYLTIKEKLETKGYTFKSETDTEVAVQLIDYYYKEKNDLLDAVITAIEEIEGSYAFAILSVDEPDKVIAVRKDSPLIIGLGDGENYIASDIPAILKHTRDMYLLEDQEIAIVREGDITILNVNKESLQRDVYHVDWDIEAAEKGGFDHFMLKEIFEQPNVVKNTLMPRLPLDQDEILLDNIKLTQSDIEKFKQIYIVACGTASYTGLVGKYLIERVSRVPVISEIASEFRYREPILDENTLMIVVSQSGETADTLAALRMAKKAGAHVIGIVNAVGSTIAREANDVLYTWAGPEIAVASTKAYSAQLCAMYLISIKIAMELGKIDTNAFKALREELYALPDKIESILKQSHKIKALADQYKSSKNIFYIGRGLDYAVSMEGALKLKEIAYLHAEPYAAGELKHGPIALIEDSSLLVGLVGQEELFDKTVSNIKEVKARGAKVLAIALEGNEAIEKTADEVIYVPRTHWYLTSILLNIPQQIFAYYIAVGLGHDVDKPRNLAKSVTVE; from the coding sequence ATGTGTGGAATTGTTGGTTATATAGGAAAAAAAGAAGCAACACCTATACTCATAGAAGGTTTAAGTAAATTAGAATACAGAGGATATGACTCAGCAGGGGTTTGTGTATATAATCAAGCACTCAACTTAATGAAGGCAAAAGGAAGATTAGCCATATTAGAAGAAAAAGTTACAAATAATCCATTAAAAGGGTGTGTGGGTATTGGTCATACCAGATGGGCAACCCACGGTGAACCTTCAGATGAAAATTCACATCCTCATTACAATGAAGATGAAACCATTGCATTGGTGCATAATGGTATAATAGAAAATTATTTAACCATAAAAGAAAAATTAGAAACAAAAGGGTATACCTTTAAATCAGAAACAGATACAGAAGTGGCAGTTCAACTAATTGATTATTATTACAAAGAAAAAAATGACTTACTAGATGCTGTGATAACAGCAATAGAAGAAATAGAAGGGTCATATGCTTTTGCAATTCTGTCAGTAGATGAACCGGATAAAGTCATTGCTGTAAGAAAAGACAGTCCATTAATTATTGGGCTGGGAGATGGTGAAAATTATATTGCATCAGATATTCCTGCAATCTTAAAACATACTAGAGATATGTATTTATTAGAAGATCAAGAGATTGCCATTGTAAGAGAAGGGGATATTACCATACTTAATGTAAATAAAGAATCGTTGCAAAGAGATGTATACCATGTGGATTGGGATATTGAAGCAGCAGAAAAAGGTGGATTTGACCACTTTATGCTAAAAGAAATTTTTGAACAGCCAAATGTTGTTAAAAATACATTAATGCCTAGATTACCATTAGACCAAGATGAAATTTTATTGGATAATATTAAATTAACACAATCAGATATAGAGAAATTTAAGCAAATCTATATTGTAGCATGTGGAACAGCTTCATATACTGGGTTAGTAGGCAAATATCTAATAGAACGAGTATCAAGAGTACCAGTTATTTCTGAAATTGCATCAGAATTTAGGTACAGAGAGCCTATTTTAGACGAGAATACACTAATGATCGTTGTTTCTCAATCAGGAGAAACAGCAGATACATTAGCGGCTCTTAGAATGGCAAAAAAAGCAGGTGCACATGTTATTGGTATTGTTAATGCAGTGGGTTCAACAATAGCTAGAGAAGCCAATGATGTCTTATATACTTGGGCAGGTCCAGAGATAGCAGTGGCATCTACTAAAGCTTACTCTGCACAATTATGTGCGATGTATTTAATTTCTATTAAAATTGCTATGGAATTAGGGAAAATTGATACCAATGCATTTAAAGCATTAAGAGAAGAACTGTATGCACTGCCAGATAAAATAGAAAGCATATTAAAGCAATCTCACAAGATAAAAGCATTAGCAGATCAGTATAAGTCTTCAAAAAACATCTTTTATATTGGTCGAGGGTTAGACTATGCAGTATCTATGGAAGGTGCGTTAAAATTAAAAGAAATAGCGTATTTACATGCTGAGCCCTATGCAGCAGGGGAATTAAAACACGGTCCCATTGCACTTATTGAAGACAGTTCATTATTAGTTGGTTTAGTAGGGCAAGAAGAATTATTTGATAAAACAGTAAGCAATATAAAAGAAGTAAAAGCAAGAGGTGCAAAAGTTTTAGCCATTGCACTAGAAGGCAATGAAGCCATTGAAAAAACAGCAGATGAAGTCATTTATGTACCAAGAACCCATTGGTATCTAACATCTATATTATTAAATATACCACAACAAATCTTTGCCTATTATATAGCAGTTGGTTTAGGGCATGACGTTGATAAACCAAGAAATTTAGCAAAGTCTGTTACAGTTGAGTAA
- a CDS encoding putative glycoside hydrolase, with the protein MGKRNNNKKNSFKILGILVIMVVVVSGVLYYNNYESDNFINLPNANSATEVNAMENNVDFSYYQQTPITGHEKFHENVKVKGIFSTAHSINNPTKLEELIDLANETEINSFVIDVKDDDGFVTYRMDNPLVQEIGSARNIIRDIEGVMDKLYDNDIFPIARIVVFKDNYLAKNVPEYAIKNKDGSLWYYKNVAWVNPYNRDSWEYILEVAKEAAKVGFKEIQFDYIRFEATSTLNNADLGPDADELSRTAVIADFLDYANEALEPYNVIVSADVFGIVYLSQHDANNLGQDYVKMSERVDVISPMVYPSHYGFGFYGTPRDKHSDWFPYEIIYGSMVNSNEAIEKIEDESKRPIVRPWLQAFTASYLRDPNYRVYRGEEIREQIQGTYDAGLEEWILWNAGTNYNHIRDGLKPAE; encoded by the coding sequence ATGGGGAAAAGGAATAATAATAAAAAAAATAGTTTTAAAATTTTAGGGATTTTAGTTATAATGGTAGTAGTAGTATCTGGAGTTTTATATTATAATAATTATGAAAGTGACAATTTCATTAATTTACCAAATGCTAATAGCGCAACAGAAGTTAATGCAATGGAAAATAACGTGGATTTTTCTTATTATCAACAAACGCCTATTACAGGACATGAAAAATTCCATGAAAATGTTAAAGTTAAAGGTATCTTTTCAACAGCACATTCCATTAATAACCCAACTAAATTAGAGGAGTTAATTGACTTGGCTAATGAAACAGAAATTAATTCTTTTGTTATTGATGTAAAAGATGATGATGGATTTGTTACCTATAGAATGGACAATCCACTGGTACAAGAAATAGGGTCAGCTCGAAATATTATTCGCGATATTGAAGGTGTAATGGATAAGTTATACGATAATGATATTTTTCCTATCGCAAGAATCGTTGTGTTTAAAGACAATTATTTAGCTAAAAATGTACCTGAATATGCAATTAAAAATAAAGATGGTAGTTTATGGTATTATAAAAATGTTGCATGGGTTAACCCATACAATAGAGATTCTTGGGAATATATTTTAGAAGTAGCAAAAGAAGCTGCAAAAGTTGGGTTTAAAGAGATACAATTTGACTATATTAGATTTGAAGCAACCAGCACGTTAAATAATGCGGACCTTGGTCCAGATGCAGATGAATTATCAAGAACAGCTGTCATCGCAGATTTTTTAGACTATGCAAATGAAGCATTAGAACCTTATAATGTGATTGTATCTGCAGATGTCTTTGGTATTGTTTATTTAAGTCAACACGATGCCAATAATTTAGGACAAGATTATGTAAAAATGAGCGAAAGAGTAGATGTTATCTCTCCTATGGTCTATCCATCTCATTATGGATTTGGTTTTTATGGTACACCGAGAGACAAACATTCTGACTGGTTTCCATATGAAATTATTTACGGATCAATGGTGAACTCAAATGAAGCAATCGAAAAGATAGAAGATGAATCAAAAAGACCAATTGTTAGACCTTGGTTACAAGCTTTTACAGCCAGTTATTTAAGAGATCCTAATTATAGGGTTTATAGAGGAGAAGAAATAAGAGAACAAATTCAAGGAACTTATGATGCCGGTTTAGAAGAATGGATTTTATGGAATGCAGGCACCAATTATAATCATATTAGAGATGGTTTAAAACCAGCAGAGTAG
- a CDS encoding CdaR family protein, with product MKKILTKNLMWKILSTLLAILLWLVVLNVEDPWTTSEVRDITVQLRSDESITNQNKAYEVLRGETISVRVEGKRSVIDSLTQSDITAIADMKMLSITNSVPIEVSSNKPIEIVRWEPQNLLVNVEDIRTIQASVQYQMVGEPNQPYVIGDVDLEPNIVQVTGPESQINRVKSIVVPVEIDPDNTRDIILDASPNILDEQGNEVSNVSLNTNNIKVNIRIDKERNIPIRLETVGELSEGFMLTDMSYSPTNIRLAGRESEVDAVNVINIDPIDITGMEESQNITIDIADYIPSNMRLVSDVSQIQVNLEIEEVIEREIVIPINNIDVKSLLTNYQFKFLTQEDIVLTLRGRASVVNNISDVDYMGTIELRGLEEGEHTVPVEVGLPRNVEIVGGDPEVSVQLEYIGSEDEDIDTQEEPEDEE from the coding sequence ATGAAAAAAATTCTTACTAAAAATTTAATGTGGAAAATATTATCAACGTTATTAGCAATATTGTTATGGTTGGTAGTGCTGAATGTAGAAGATCCTTGGACGACAAGTGAAGTAAGAGATATTACGGTTCAATTAAGGTCAGATGAGTCTATCACCAACCAAAACAAAGCATATGAAGTTTTAAGAGGTGAAACAATTAGTGTTAGAGTTGAAGGCAAAAGGTCTGTGATTGATAGCCTTACACAAAGTGATATAACGGCAATAGCGGATATGAAAATGTTATCCATAACCAATAGTGTGCCTATTGAAGTTTCTTCTAACAAACCCATTGAGATTGTCAGATGGGAACCACAAAATTTATTAGTAAATGTTGAAGATATAAGAACGATACAAGCATCGGTACAATATCAAATGGTAGGAGAGCCAAATCAACCCTATGTTATTGGAGATGTTGATTTAGAACCCAATATCGTTCAAGTGACTGGTCCAGAATCTCAAATCAATAGAGTGAAATCAATAGTTGTACCAGTAGAAATTGACCCGGATAATACTAGAGATATCATTTTAGACGCTTCACCAAACATATTAGATGAACAAGGCAACGAAGTATCCAATGTATCTTTGAATACAAATAACATAAAAGTCAATATTAGAATCGACAAAGAAAGAAATATACCAATTCGATTAGAAACAGTTGGAGAATTAAGTGAAGGATTTATGCTAACGGATATGTCTTATTCACCTACGAATATAAGACTAGCAGGAAGAGAAAGTGAAGTAGATGCTGTTAATGTAATCAATATTGATCCAATTGATATTACAGGAATGGAAGAATCTCAAAATATTACCATAGATATTGCAGACTACATTCCGTCCAATATGAGGTTAGTGAGTGATGTCAGTCAGATTCAAGTAAACCTTGAGATAGAGGAAGTCATTGAAAGAGAAATTGTGATTCCAATTAATAATATTGATGTAAAATCTTTACTAACCAATTATCAATTTAAGTTTTTAACACAAGAAGATATCGTCTTAACCTTAAGAGGTAGAGCATCTGTTGTTAACAACATTAGTGATGTAGACTATATGGGCACCATTGAACTAAGAGGTTTAGAAGAAGGGGAACATACAGTACCAGTTGAAGTTGGCTTACCAAGAAACGTGGAAATAGTAGGCGGAGATCCAGAAGTTAGTGTCCAATTAGAATATATCGGCTCCGAAGATGAAGATATAGACACACAAGAAGAACCAGAAGATGAAGAATAA
- a CDS encoding polyphosphate polymerase domain-containing protein, with protein MAIEVFNRYEKKFLLNQKMYQNIEEKLKEHMDLDAYNKKKAYYTICNLYYDTSDSSIIRHSLSKPKYKEKLRLRSYDIPSQEDKVFLEIKKKYYGRVNKRRTLINLGDAYNFIHLKELFHIKDYMNQQVLKEIEYILWTKELEPKVFIAYDRKAYFGVDNKDLRITFDKNIRTRRYDLALEKGDYGEPLLDDNTWVMEVKIQNSVPVWLTKILSEEKVFRSSFSKYGKEYQNRIKNMKELKGEDDLCLNPSLTQQHKMLQYQ; from the coding sequence ATGGCAATAGAAGTATTTAATCGATACGAAAAAAAATTTTTGCTCAATCAAAAAATGTATCAGAACATAGAAGAAAAACTGAAAGAACATATGGATTTAGATGCGTACAATAAAAAGAAGGCATACTATACCATCTGCAATCTATATTATGATACATCAGATTCTTCTATTATAAGGCATTCATTATCAAAGCCAAAGTACAAAGAAAAATTGCGTTTAAGAAGTTATGACATACCAAGTCAAGAAGATAAAGTTTTTTTAGAGATTAAGAAAAAATACTATGGTCGTGTGAACAAACGCAGAACTTTAATCAATTTAGGGGATGCATATAACTTTATTCATTTAAAAGAGCTGTTTCACATAAAAGACTATATGAATCAACAGGTGCTAAAAGAAATTGAATATATCCTTTGGACAAAAGAACTAGAGCCAAAAGTATTTATAGCATATGATAGAAAAGCTTATTTTGGTGTAGACAATAAAGACTTAAGAATTACATTTGACAAAAATATAAGAACCAGACGGTATGATTTGGCATTAGAAAAAGGTGATTATGGGGAGCCATTATTGGATGATAATACTTGGGTAATGGAAGTGAAGATACAAAACAGCGTCCCAGTATGGTTGACAAAAATTTTATCAGAAGAAAAAGTGTTCCGCTCAAGTTTTTCTAAGTACGGGAAGGAATATCAAAATAGGATTAAAAATATGAAAGAATTGAAAGGAGAAGATGATTTATGTTTGAATCCATCTTTAACACAACAACACAAAATGCTTCAATATCAATAG